The genomic interval TCCCGCTGGAGGAGGAATTTGCCCATATTCACAGCTATTTGACCATTCAGAAAGTGCGCTACCGGGAAAAATTGCAATACACTCTGAACATGGCCCCCGAGACGCGCCGGCTTAGCGTGTTGAAAGTGATTCTCCAGCCGCTCGTGGAAAATGCGATCTATCACGGCATCAAGGAGCGCAGGGGGCCGGGCCATGTGTGGGTGGAAGCGGGAGTAAGCGGCGGTCGGCTAATTTTACGCGTCGGCGACGACGGGGCAGGCATTCCGGAAGACAGGCTTAAAGCGCTTAGACAAAGCTTGCAGGCGGTATTCCCGGCCGATGATGGAAAAGCAATGAAACACGCATTGTCGGGATACGGCATTATCAACGTGCAAGCGCGCTTGAAACTGACGTTCGGGGATGCGTTTGGCATTCATATCGACAGCGAGGCGGGCCAAGGCACGACCGTGACGATCACGCATCCGATCATTGCGGACGCCCGGCCGGAACAAAACGAACAGGGGTGAATGCGGATGGGACGAACATGGAAAGTGCTGATCGCGGATGACGAACCGATTATTCGTGAAGGAATTCGTGAGGCGGTCGACTGGCATGCGCTGGGCATGACGGTTACGGCGGAGGCGGAGGACGGGGAAGAAGCGCTGGAGCTTGCAAGCGCGCATGCGGCTCATGTTTTGCTTGTTGATCTGAACATGCCGATCATGAACGGCATAACTTTGATCAGGAGCGTTCGCAAACAGCTTCCCGCCTGCCGTATCGTGATTATTACAGGTCATGACGAGTTTTCCTATGCGCAGGAAGCGCTGCGGTTAAATGTCGACGATTATATTTTGAAACCGGTCAATCCCGGACAGCTGAAGAAAGTGCTGCAAAGCGTCCGCGACAAGTTGGAGCGGGAAGCCGAACAAGAGAAATATTTGAGTTTGGCGTATGGACAAATCGCCAAAAATTTGCCGCTGCTCAGGGAGCGGTTCGGTCTGGACTGGATTGCAGGCAGTATGGAAACCGGGGAGATCCGGGAGAGGCTGCAATTTTTGCAACTGCCGCCGGATCCTCCGAAGCAGATTGGAATTATTCGCTGCCCGGAATTGGCGGCCAATCAGCCGTTGCTGAAAGAGAGCGACCGTCAGCTCTATTTGTTTGCCGTGGAAAATATCGCGGCCGAATGGCTCAAGTCGCGCGATTTGCTGATGTTCCGCGACGGTCAGGGATCGATCGTCGTCTGCTTGTGGCAAGATGCGCGGGATACGATCGCGCACGATATTGAACGTTCCGTAAAAGATTACCTGAAAATAACGGCCAATCTTGCGTTTGTGCCGGTGACGGGCGGCCTGACTGACGTTGCGGCGGCGTATATAACATGCCGGAAGCTGGTGCTCAAAGAAGCGCAGATTACGCCGCTGGTCAGGCGGGCGCGGCAATTTATCCGGGAACGTTACGCGGACCCGGAGTTGACATTGGAAACATTGGCTCAAAGCTTGCAAGTATCACCCGTCTATTTGAGCCGGATCATGAAACAGGAACTGGGTACTTCGTTTGTCAATCTGATCACGCAGACGAGAGTGAACAATGCGATCAAGCTGTTGAATTCCACAGATTTGCCTATCCACGAAATCGCCGGGCGCGTGGGCTACGAGTCGCAACATTATTTCAGCACCGCCTTTAAAAAGACAGTCGGCGTATCCCCCAACCAGTACCGCCGCGGCGCGGCGTTCCCCAAAGCATAAATCCGGTTGAAAATTTATAAAAAAGGTTGGATTATTGGAAAGACATTCACGTCCCCCTTCTCCTATACTCAAACCGTAAGCGCCACACCCGGCGCTTGCGAATAGAGCATACAGGAGGGGACGTCAAAATGAAAAAAGCGGTATCGGTGTTTGTTGCGCTCGCCATGTTGTTCGTCTTGGCCGCTTGCGGCAACAACGGCAATAGCGGCAAGAGCGAGCAAGCGAACACAAACGACGGCGGAAAGAGCGCCGCAAAAAGCGGCTATGTAGGAATTTCCATGCCGACCAAATCGTCGGAGAGATGGGTGCATGACGGGCAAAACATGGTGAAGGAATTTGAAAAGCTGGGATATAAAACAGATTTGCAATATGCCGAAGACGTCGTGGAAAATCAGGTGTCGCAAATCGAGAATATGATCACCAAAGGCGTGGACGTTCTGGTCATTGCCCCCATCGACGGCGAGTCGCTGACGAATGTGCTGGAAAAAGCGAACAAGGAAGGGATCAAGGTCATTTCTTATGACCGGCTGATCAAGAAGACGCCGTATGTCGACTACTATGCGACGTTCGACAACTTCCAGGTCGGCGTGCTCCAGGCTTCCTATATCGAAGAGAAGCTGGGATTGAAAGACGGCAAAGGTCCGTTCAATATCGAATTGTTTGCCGGCTCCCCGGACGACAACAACGCCTATTTCTTCTTTGACGGAGCAATGTCGGTTTTGCAACCGTATATCGACTCCGGAAAGCTTGTAGTCAAGAGC from Bacilli bacterium carries:
- the chvE gene encoding multiple monosaccharide ABC transporter substrate-binding protein, whose amino-acid sequence is MKKAVSVFVALAMLFVLAACGNNGNSGKSEQANTNDGGKSAAKSGYVGISMPTKSSERWVHDGQNMVKEFEKLGYKTDLQYAEDVVENQVSQIENMITKGVDVLVIAPIDGESLTNVLEKANKEGIKVISYDRLIKKTPYVDYYATFDNFQVGVLQASYIEEKLGLKDGKGPFNIELFAGSPDDNNAYFFFDGAMSVLQPYIDSGKLVVKSGQTKIEQVATLRWDGATAQARMDNLLSAHYTSDRVDAVLSPYDGISIGVLSSLKGVGYGSADKPLPIVTGQDAELASVKSIIAGEQTQTVFKDTRELAKKAVGMADAVLKGQEAEVNDTKTYDNGVKVVPSYLLKPVSVDKSNYEEILVGSGYYTKEQLGQ
- a CDS encoding response regulator, producing MGRTWKVLIADDEPIIREGIREAVDWHALGMTVTAEAEDGEEALELASAHAAHVLLVDLNMPIMNGITLIRSVRKQLPACRIVIITGHDEFSYAQEALRLNVDDYILKPVNPGQLKKVLQSVRDKLEREAEQEKYLSLAYGQIAKNLPLLRERFGLDWIAGSMETGEIRERLQFLQLPPDPPKQIGIIRCPELAANQPLLKESDRQLYLFAVENIAAEWLKSRDLLMFRDGQGSIVVCLWQDARDTIAHDIERSVKDYLKITANLAFVPVTGGLTDVAAAYITCRKLVLKEAQITPLVRRARQFIRERYADPELTLETLAQSLQVSPVYLSRIMKQELGTSFVNLITQTRVNNAIKLLNSTDLPIHEIAGRVGYESQHYFSTAFKKTVGVSPNQYRRGAAFPKA